The following are encoded together in the Primulina tabacum isolate GXHZ01 chromosome 18, ASM2559414v2, whole genome shotgun sequence genome:
- the LOC142533291 gene encoding 2-succinylbenzoate--CoA ligase, chloroplastic/peroxisomal-like isoform X1, giving the protein MANYKEAHICQCLSRLATARCDAIVTVYGHRQKTGMQFVEGVLSIARGLLLLGINPGDVVSISALNSDLYMEWVLAITYVGGIAAPFNYRWSLEEALFAMEVAQPVLLVTDSSQGYWHSKFGIDSVPSLLWHVLIDNMIVDANDTATIFAAELLKEPTRSVKLDYVWAPERAAIICFTSGTTGRPKGATINHSAIVVQSLAKIAIVRYNEDDVYLHTAPLCHIGGISSAMAVLMAGGSHVIIPKFEANKASEAIREHLVTSFITVPTMMADLISFTRMKQTSENFETVKKILNGSGTLSVELIVNATKLFPRAMLLTAYGMTETCSSLTFMMLHDPTKENHFQQLCDFQKSHSSCQEGICIGMPAPHVELRISLEDSSSGGKILTRGPHVMLRYWGQTPSKHLGPVNEAWLDTGDIGRIDDRGNLWLMGRAKDRIKSGGENIFPEEVEAVLSQHPGISKIVVVGVPDSRWTEMVVACIKLKDNWDWVDIDCNHSSKDEVQSVSSEILKQFCREKNLTGYKIPKKIILWGNSFPVTTTGKLRRDCIRAEVISHAGCLSSKL; this is encoded by the exons ATGGCTAACTACAAGGAGGCTCACATTTGCCAGTGCTTGAGCCGCCTGGCCACCGCGCGCTGCGACGCCATCGTCACCGTCTACGGCCACCGCCAAAAGACGGGGATGCAGTTCGTCGAAGGAGTTTTGAGCATCGCGCGAGGTCTGCTTCTGCTCGGTATCAATCCTGGTGACGTCGTCTCCATTTCTGCTCTCAACAG TGATTTGTACATGGAATGGGTGCTTGCAATTACTTATGTTGGTGGCATTGCTGCTCCCTTCAACTACAGATGG AGCCTCGAAGAGGCATTGTTTGCAATGGAAGTAGCACAGCCGGTATTATTGGTAACTGACTCAAGCCAAGGATACTGGCATTCCAAGTTTGGCATTGATTCTGTGCCATCTTTGTTGTGGCACGTATTGATAGATAACATGATTGTTGATGCAAACGACACTGCAACCA TTTTTGCCGCTGAATTACTAAAGGAGCCTACCCGATCGGTCAAATTAGACTATGTTTGGGCGCCTGAAAGAGCTGCCATCATATGTTTTACTTCAg GTACGACTGGAAGGCCCAAGGGAGCTACCATAAACCATTCAGCTATAGTTGTGCAATCCCTTGCAAAGATTGCCATTGTTCGCTATAATGAAGATGAT GTCTATCTGCACACTGCTCCATTATGCCACATTGGTGGAATATCGTCGGCCATGGCAGTGTTAATGGCAGGGGGTAGTCATGTTATAATACCCAAGTTCGAGGCTAACAAAGCCAGTGAAGCCATCAGAGAACACCTTGTTACTTCTTTTATCACTGTACCCACAATGATGGCTGATTTAATCTCCTTTACTAG GATGAAGCAAACATCTGAAAATTTCGAAACTGTGAAGAAGATTCTTAACGGAAGCGGGACTCTGTCAGTTGAGCTCATTGTAAATGCCACCAAACTTTTTCCGAGAGCCATGCTTCTCACAGCTTATG GAATGACAGAGACATGTTCTTCATTAACCTTCATGATGCTTCACGATCCTACAAAAGAAAACCATTTCCAGCAACTATGTGATTTTCAGAAATCCCACTCAAGTTGTCAAGAGGGTATTTGCATAGGGATGCCTGCACCACATGTTGAACTAAGAATAAGTCTCGAAGACTCTTCCAGTGGGGGGAAAATCTTGACAAGGGGACCCCATGTAATGCTCCGGTATTGGGGTCAAACTCCATCCAAGCATTTGGGTCCTGTGAATGAAGCTTGGCTTGATACAGGAGATATAGGACGTATAGATGATCGCGGTAATCTGTGGCTTATGGGGCGTGCAAAGGATAGGATCAAGAGTGGAGGGGAGAATATCTTTCCTGAAGAG GTAGAGGCTGTCCTATCCCAACATCCGGGAATATCCAAGATTGTTGTCGTAGGTGTTCCAGACTCTCGGTGGACTGAGATGGTAGTCGCTTGTATCAAACTTAAAGACAATTGGGACTGGGTCGATATTGACTGTAACCACTCATCCAAAGACGAAGTTCAATCTGTATCCAGTGAGATACTCAAACAGTTTTGTAGAGAAAAAAATTTGACTGG atataaaattcccaaaaaaaTAATCTTATGGGGGAATTCATTTCCAGTTACGACAACGGGGAAATTAAGGAGAGATTGTATCAGAGCTGAAGTTATTTCTCATGCGGGGTGTTTGTCCAGCAAACTATGA
- the LOC142533291 gene encoding 2-succinylbenzoate--CoA ligase, chloroplastic/peroxisomal-like isoform X2, which translates to MLVALLLPSTTDGSVPITGNSLLPTCCNYANVHNAAEPRRGIVCNGSSTAGIIVFAAELLKEPTRSVKLDYVWAPERAAIICFTSGTTGRPKGATINHSAIVVQSLAKIAIVRYNEDDVYLHTAPLCHIGGISSAMAVLMAGGSHVIIPKFEANKASEAIREHLVTSFITVPTMMADLISFTRMKQTSENFETVKKILNGSGTLSVELIVNATKLFPRAMLLTAYGMTETCSSLTFMMLHDPTKENHFQQLCDFQKSHSSCQEGICIGMPAPHVELRISLEDSSSGGKILTRGPHVMLRYWGQTPSKHLGPVNEAWLDTGDIGRIDDRGNLWLMGRAKDRIKSGGENIFPEEVEAVLSQHPGISKIVVVGVPDSRWTEMVVACIKLKDNWDWVDIDCNHSSKDEVQSVSSEILKQFCREKNLTGYKIPKKIILWGNSFPVTTTGKLRRDCIRAEVISHAGCLSSKL; encoded by the exons ATGTTGGTGGCATTGCTGCTCCCTTCAACTACAGATGGGTCAGTCCCTATCACAGGAAATTCTTTACTACCAACTTGTTGCAACTATGCTAATGTTCATAATGCTGCAGAGCCTCGAAGAGGCATTGTTTGCAATGGAAGTAGCACAGCCGGTATTATTG TTTTTGCCGCTGAATTACTAAAGGAGCCTACCCGATCGGTCAAATTAGACTATGTTTGGGCGCCTGAAAGAGCTGCCATCATATGTTTTACTTCAg GTACGACTGGAAGGCCCAAGGGAGCTACCATAAACCATTCAGCTATAGTTGTGCAATCCCTTGCAAAGATTGCCATTGTTCGCTATAATGAAGATGAT GTCTATCTGCACACTGCTCCATTATGCCACATTGGTGGAATATCGTCGGCCATGGCAGTGTTAATGGCAGGGGGTAGTCATGTTATAATACCCAAGTTCGAGGCTAACAAAGCCAGTGAAGCCATCAGAGAACACCTTGTTACTTCTTTTATCACTGTACCCACAATGATGGCTGATTTAATCTCCTTTACTAG GATGAAGCAAACATCTGAAAATTTCGAAACTGTGAAGAAGATTCTTAACGGAAGCGGGACTCTGTCAGTTGAGCTCATTGTAAATGCCACCAAACTTTTTCCGAGAGCCATGCTTCTCACAGCTTATG GAATGACAGAGACATGTTCTTCATTAACCTTCATGATGCTTCACGATCCTACAAAAGAAAACCATTTCCAGCAACTATGTGATTTTCAGAAATCCCACTCAAGTTGTCAAGAGGGTATTTGCATAGGGATGCCTGCACCACATGTTGAACTAAGAATAAGTCTCGAAGACTCTTCCAGTGGGGGGAAAATCTTGACAAGGGGACCCCATGTAATGCTCCGGTATTGGGGTCAAACTCCATCCAAGCATTTGGGTCCTGTGAATGAAGCTTGGCTTGATACAGGAGATATAGGACGTATAGATGATCGCGGTAATCTGTGGCTTATGGGGCGTGCAAAGGATAGGATCAAGAGTGGAGGGGAGAATATCTTTCCTGAAGAG GTAGAGGCTGTCCTATCCCAACATCCGGGAATATCCAAGATTGTTGTCGTAGGTGTTCCAGACTCTCGGTGGACTGAGATGGTAGTCGCTTGTATCAAACTTAAAGACAATTGGGACTGGGTCGATATTGACTGTAACCACTCATCCAAAGACGAAGTTCAATCTGTATCCAGTGAGATACTCAAACAGTTTTGTAGAGAAAAAAATTTGACTGG atataaaattcccaaaaaaaTAATCTTATGGGGGAATTCATTTCCAGTTACGACAACGGGGAAATTAAGGAGAGATTGTATCAGAGCTGAAGTTATTTCTCATGCGGGGTGTTTGTCCAGCAAACTATGA
- the LOC142533291 gene encoding 2-succinylbenzoate--CoA ligase, chloroplastic/peroxisomal-like isoform X3 yields the protein MGACNYLCWWHCCSLQLQMEPRRGIVCNGSSTAGIIVFAAELLKEPTRSVKLDYVWAPERAAIICFTSGTTGRPKGATINHSAIVVQSLAKIAIVRYNEDDVYLHTAPLCHIGGISSAMAVLMAGGSHVIIPKFEANKASEAIREHLVTSFITVPTMMADLISFTRMKQTSENFETVKKILNGSGTLSVELIVNATKLFPRAMLLTAYGMTETCSSLTFMMLHDPTKENHFQQLCDFQKSHSSCQEGICIGMPAPHVELRISLEDSSSGGKILTRGPHVMLRYWGQTPSKHLGPVNEAWLDTGDIGRIDDRGNLWLMGRAKDRIKSGGENIFPEEVEAVLSQHPGISKIVVVGVPDSRWTEMVVACIKLKDNWDWVDIDCNHSSKDEVQSVSSEILKQFCREKNLTGYKIPKKIILWGNSFPVTTTGKLRRDCIRAEVISHAGCLSSKL from the exons ATGGGTGCTTGCAATTACTTATGTTGGTGGCATTGCTGCTCCCTTCAACTACAGATGG AGCCTCGAAGAGGCATTGTTTGCAATGGAAGTAGCACAGCCGGTATTATTG TTTTTGCCGCTGAATTACTAAAGGAGCCTACCCGATCGGTCAAATTAGACTATGTTTGGGCGCCTGAAAGAGCTGCCATCATATGTTTTACTTCAg GTACGACTGGAAGGCCCAAGGGAGCTACCATAAACCATTCAGCTATAGTTGTGCAATCCCTTGCAAAGATTGCCATTGTTCGCTATAATGAAGATGAT GTCTATCTGCACACTGCTCCATTATGCCACATTGGTGGAATATCGTCGGCCATGGCAGTGTTAATGGCAGGGGGTAGTCATGTTATAATACCCAAGTTCGAGGCTAACAAAGCCAGTGAAGCCATCAGAGAACACCTTGTTACTTCTTTTATCACTGTACCCACAATGATGGCTGATTTAATCTCCTTTACTAG GATGAAGCAAACATCTGAAAATTTCGAAACTGTGAAGAAGATTCTTAACGGAAGCGGGACTCTGTCAGTTGAGCTCATTGTAAATGCCACCAAACTTTTTCCGAGAGCCATGCTTCTCACAGCTTATG GAATGACAGAGACATGTTCTTCATTAACCTTCATGATGCTTCACGATCCTACAAAAGAAAACCATTTCCAGCAACTATGTGATTTTCAGAAATCCCACTCAAGTTGTCAAGAGGGTATTTGCATAGGGATGCCTGCACCACATGTTGAACTAAGAATAAGTCTCGAAGACTCTTCCAGTGGGGGGAAAATCTTGACAAGGGGACCCCATGTAATGCTCCGGTATTGGGGTCAAACTCCATCCAAGCATTTGGGTCCTGTGAATGAAGCTTGGCTTGATACAGGAGATATAGGACGTATAGATGATCGCGGTAATCTGTGGCTTATGGGGCGTGCAAAGGATAGGATCAAGAGTGGAGGGGAGAATATCTTTCCTGAAGAG GTAGAGGCTGTCCTATCCCAACATCCGGGAATATCCAAGATTGTTGTCGTAGGTGTTCCAGACTCTCGGTGGACTGAGATGGTAGTCGCTTGTATCAAACTTAAAGACAATTGGGACTGGGTCGATATTGACTGTAACCACTCATCCAAAGACGAAGTTCAATCTGTATCCAGTGAGATACTCAAACAGTTTTGTAGAGAAAAAAATTTGACTGG atataaaattcccaaaaaaaTAATCTTATGGGGGAATTCATTTCCAGTTACGACAACGGGGAAATTAAGGAGAGATTGTATCAGAGCTGAAGTTATTTCTCATGCGGGGTGTTTGTCCAGCAAACTATGA